A stretch of the Capricornis sumatraensis isolate serow.1 chromosome 19, serow.2, whole genome shotgun sequence genome encodes the following:
- the ISL2 gene encoding insulin gene enhancer protein ISL-2 produces MVDIIFHYPFLGTMGDHSKKKPGTAMCVGCGSQIHDQFILRVSPDLEWHAACLKCAECSQYLDETCTCFVRDGKTYCKRDYVRLFGIKCAKCQVGFSSSDLVMRARDSVYHIECFRCSVCSRQLLPGDEFSLREHELLCRADHGLLLERAAAGSPRSPGPIPGARGLHLPDPGSGRQPSLRPHVHKQTEKTTRVRTVLNEKQLHTLRTCYAANPRPDALMKEQLVEMTGLSPRVIRVWFQNKRCKDKKKSILMKQLQQQQHNDKTSLQGLTGTPLVAGSPIRHESAVQGSAVEVQTYQPPWKALSEFALQSDLDQPAFQQLVSFSESGSLGNSSGSDVTSLSSQLPDTPNSMVPSPVET; encoded by the exons ATGGTGGATATTATTTTTCACTATCCTTTTCTAGGTACTATGGGGGATCATTCCAAGA AGAAGCCCGGGACGGCCATGTGCGTGGGCTGCGGGAGTCAGATCCACGATCAGTTTATCCTGCGGGTGTCTCCAGACCTCGAGTGGCACGCCGCCTGCCTCAAGTGCGCCGAGTGCAGCCAATACCTGGACGAGACGTGCACGTGCTTCGTGAGAGACGGGAAGACCTACTGCAAGCGGGACTACGTCAG GCTCTTCGGCATCAAGTGCGCCAAGTGCCAGGTGGGCTTCAGCAGCAGCGATCTGGTGATGCGGGCGCGGGACAGCGTGTACCACATCGAATGTTTCCGCTGCTCAGTGTGCAGCCGCCAGCTGCTGCCCGGAGACGAATTCTCGCTGCGGGAACACGAGCTGCTCTGCCGCGCCGACCACGGCCTCCTGCTCGAGCGCGCGGCTGCCGGCAGCCCGCGCAGCCCCGGCCCAATTCCCGGCGCCCGCGGCCTGCATCTGCCAG ACCCAGGATCCGGCCGGCAGCCCTCGCTGCGCCCGCACGTGCACAAACAGACCGAGAAGACAACCCGCGTGCGAACCGTGCTGAACGAGAAGCAGCTGCACACCCTGCGGACGTGCTACGCCGCCAACCCGCGGCCCGACGCGCTCATGAAGGAGCAGCTGGTGGAGATGACGGGCCTGAGCCCGCGGGTCATCCGCGTCTGGTTCCAGAACAAGCGGTGCAAGGACAAGAAGAAATCCATCCTCATGAAGcaactgcagcagcagcagcacaacgaCAAGACG AGTCTCCAGGGACTGACCGGGACGCCCCTGGTGGCAGGCAGCCCCATCCGCCACGAGAGCGCCGTGCAGGGCAGTGCAGTCGAGGTGCAGACGTACCAGCCGCCGTGGAAAGCGCTCAGTGAGTTCGCGCTCCAGAGTGACCTGGATCAACCCGCCTTCCAGCAGCTG GTCTCCTTTTCTGAGTCCGGCTCCCTAGGCAACTCCTCCGGCAGCGACGTGACCTCTCTGTCCTCGCAGCTCCCGGACACCCCCAACAGCATGGTGCCGAGTCCCGTGGAGACGTGA